A window of the Planctomycetota bacterium genome harbors these coding sequences:
- a CDS encoding class I SAM-dependent methyltransferase, with protein MAAKRSRSSPKPGGKTDWQPVADWYDDHVGDDGGEFHREVVLPGTMRLLGGDAVRGERVLDVACGQGVMCRRLHEAGATVVGVDASPALIDRALERGDGEFHVGDARDLSRFAGECFDAATCLLAVANIHPIRPVFEGMAAAIREGGSVVMVTNHPAFRGAKETHWGWDDEAKVQYRRVDRYLSPRKSPITTHPGDVDRGYTWTFHRPVGHYVKALRQAGLLVDAMEEWPSHKTSGPGPRQKAENLTRKEIPMFLAIRALKIAMPSLPLS; from the coding sequence GTGGCCGCAAAAAGAAGTCGTTCATCGCCTAAGCCCGGCGGCAAGACCGACTGGCAGCCCGTCGCCGACTGGTACGACGACCACGTCGGCGACGATGGCGGCGAGTTCCATCGCGAGGTCGTCCTGCCCGGCACGATGCGTCTGCTCGGCGGCGATGCAGTTCGCGGCGAGCGCGTGCTTGACGTCGCCTGCGGCCAAGGCGTCATGTGTCGACGTTTGCACGAAGCCGGTGCGACGGTCGTCGGTGTCGACGCGTCACCGGCGTTAATCGATCGAGCACTTGAACGCGGCGACGGAGAGTTTCATGTCGGCGACGCACGCGACTTGTCTAGGTTCGCCGGCGAGTGCTTCGACGCCGCGACGTGCCTGCTGGCGGTCGCGAACATCCATCCGATCCGCCCGGTCTTCGAAGGCATGGCCGCTGCGATCCGTGAGGGCGGCAGCGTCGTCATGGTCACGAACCACCCGGCCTTTCGCGGGGCCAAGGAGACGCACTGGGGCTGGGACGACGAGGCGAAGGTGCAGTATCGCCGCGTCGACCGATACCTGTCGCCTCGGAAGTCGCCGATCACGACGCATCCCGGCGACGTCGACCGCGGCTATACCTGGACCTTCCACCGCCCCGTCGGCCACTACGTCAAAGCCCTCCGCCAAGCCGGCCTCCTCGTCGATGCGATGGAGGAATGGCCCAGCCACAAAACCAGCGGCCCGGGCCCACGTCAGAAGGCGGAGA
- a CDS encoding VWA domain-containing protein, which produces MKFTYGEFDGDEFPTQDSLFGKDQLMNMLMRHGDDAMDALQQMMENPDQSDPDIQEFIEKMLKEGQLEKDESGKLRLTPKAVTGMQQKALLEVFENLDRGNRDGHRKVTPGPNGERIDGTKPYQFGDAVSDLDLHATLHNALHRHGLPDFQNGGRLQFGERDMELHQHEGTTSVSTVVLLDMSGSMMRYGRWHNAKKVAMAMSALVRQKFPQDTIDFVGFYSGGEAIKERDLPLAMPKPVTIYDYEVRLKVPIDKIDKAPQHFTNLHMGLQIARRILKRKAADTKQLFIITDGQPTAHIEGKEVFLLYPPDPRSTAATLKEALLARREGCRFATFALVEDYWGMDWVGFVDQLTKLTKGVSFYTASGELSNCVMESYLSGRKKKSFIA; this is translated from the coding sequence GTGAAGTTCACCTACGGCGAGTTCGACGGCGACGAGTTCCCGACGCAGGACTCGCTGTTCGGCAAAGACCAACTCATGAACATGCTGATGCGGCATGGCGATGACGCCATGGACGCCCTTCAGCAGATGATGGAGAACCCGGACCAGTCCGATCCGGACATCCAGGAGTTCATCGAGAAGATGCTCAAAGAAGGCCAACTCGAGAAGGACGAGAGTGGCAAGCTCCGCCTGACGCCTAAGGCCGTCACCGGCATGCAGCAGAAGGCGCTTCTCGAAGTCTTCGAGAACCTCGATCGCGGCAACCGGGACGGCCATCGCAAAGTTACGCCCGGGCCCAACGGCGAACGCATCGACGGCACCAAGCCTTACCAGTTCGGCGACGCCGTCAGCGACCTCGACCTGCATGCCACGCTCCACAACGCTTTGCACCGCCACGGCCTGCCCGACTTCCAGAACGGCGGACGGCTGCAGTTCGGCGAGCGCGACATGGAGCTGCACCAGCACGAGGGCACCACCTCCGTCAGCACGGTCGTCCTGCTCGACATGAGCGGCTCGATGATGCGCTACGGCCGATGGCACAACGCCAAGAAGGTCGCCATGGCCATGTCGGCGCTGGTCCGGCAGAAGTTCCCGCAGGACACGATCGACTTCGTCGGCTTCTACTCCGGCGGCGAGGCGATCAAGGAGCGCGACCTGCCGCTGGCCATGCCCAAGCCGGTGACGATCTACGACTACGAGGTCCGGCTAAAGGTGCCGATCGACAAGATAGACAAGGCCCCGCAACACTTCACGAACCTGCACATGGGCCTGCAGATCGCCCGCCGCATCCTCAAACGCAAGGCAGCCGACACGAAGCAGCTTTTCATCATCACCGACGGCCAGCCGACGGCGCACATCGAGGGCAAGGAGGTCTTCCTGCTCTATCCGCCCGACCCGCGATCGACGGCGGCGACGCTGAAGGAGGCCCTGCTTGCCCGTCGCGAAGGGTGCCGGTTCGCCACGTTCGCCCTCGTCGAGGACTACTGGGGCATGGACTGGGTCGGCTTCGTCGACCAGCTGACGAAGCTGACCAAGGGCGTCAGCTTCTACACCGCCAGCGGCGAGCTCTCGAACTGCGTCATGGAAAGCTACCTCAGTGGCCGCAAAAAGAAGTCGTTCATCGCCTAA
- a CDS encoding pilus assembly protein TadG-related protein, whose amino-acid sequence MLLAVLLFIPVLFALLALSIDWGKTVSAESELQTAADAGARAGVRMLTLDPDLALAAAHGSVAENDVDGRTVPVARRTIQLGKWNEATRTFVTSPADEANAVRVELHLPAGETDGVDTFFHGSSTGAHAEAIAALMGQVKANKWVPATSNIWLAGSPAGTIANQYNPHKNPDYAGLDDTSELAGVLKASAVRVDMLDLTDMDSLAFDAIVGGAQHHGGAVNDTADGDVKRMASNRYANGLYDANLNPLLGQSKGSYEVLDMDIPQSDGKVAKNGGENGKSNLKAPYSSLIGVFLGPDGPIVGQEPTSLDFMSNASSREFTTLSPEIAQPFFIGDGITSAGEQQTFEIPEGATRLFLGVMDSYEWGNNVGGMTVAVREPGTIRMVK is encoded by the coding sequence GTGCTGCTCGCGGTGCTGCTGTTCATTCCTGTTCTGTTCGCACTGCTTGCCCTGTCGATCGACTGGGGCAAGACCGTCTCAGCCGAGAGCGAGCTTCAGACAGCCGCCGACGCTGGTGCGCGGGCAGGCGTCCGGATGCTCACGCTCGACCCCGATCTGGCCCTGGCCGCTGCACACGGCTCGGTCGCCGAGAACGACGTGGATGGCCGGACAGTGCCCGTCGCGCGACGCACGATCCAGCTCGGAAAGTGGAACGAAGCGACACGCACGTTCGTGACGTCCCCGGCAGACGAGGCCAACGCGGTTCGCGTCGAGCTTCACCTTCCCGCCGGCGAAACGGACGGCGTGGACACGTTCTTCCACGGTTCGTCGACCGGTGCCCACGCAGAGGCGATCGCCGCCCTGATGGGTCAGGTCAAGGCCAACAAGTGGGTGCCGGCGACGAGCAACATCTGGCTCGCCGGATCGCCCGCTGGCACGATTGCCAACCAGTACAACCCGCACAAGAACCCCGACTACGCGGGTCTTGACGACACGAGCGAGCTCGCAGGCGTGCTCAAGGCCAGCGCCGTCCGCGTCGACATGCTGGACCTGACAGACATGGATAGTCTCGCCTTCGATGCCATCGTCGGCGGTGCCCAGCACCACGGCGGTGCGGTCAACGACACCGCCGACGGAGACGTGAAGAGGATGGCCTCCAACCGTTATGCCAACGGCCTCTACGACGCCAATCTCAATCCTCTCTTGGGCCAGAGCAAGGGGTCATACGAGGTCCTCGACATGGACATCCCGCAAAGTGACGGCAAAGTCGCCAAGAACGGCGGCGAGAACGGGAAGAGCAACCTGAAAGCGCCCTACTCGTCACTCATCGGCGTCTTCCTCGGGCCCGACGGTCCGATCGTGGGACAGGAGCCAACGTCGCTCGACTTCATGAGCAACGCCAGCAGTCGGGAATTCACAACGCTCAGCCCGGAGATCGCACAGCCGTTCTTCATCGGCGATGGCATCACCTCCGCCGGTGAGCAGCAGACCTTTGAGATTCCTGAGGGTGCGACCAGGCTCTTCCTGGGCGTCATGGACAGCTACGAATGGGGCAACAACGTCGGCGGCATGACCGTCGCCGTTCGCGAGCCCGGTACCATCCGAATGGTGAAATAG